The DNA region TCTGCAAGGCACCTGTGGCACTTTCACGTATTTGAAGTGAGCTTTGGGACAGTATTGTGTTTATTGCTGGTGGGAGACCAGAGGAAGCGCAGTGGGATGTGCTCTACAGGACCCAGCTGGGACTGTCATCACCAGTTGTAACACACTGAGCACACTGCCCAAATGCTCCAAGGGCACTAGTGGGGGAGATTCAAGCAGCCCAGAATGACACACCGTGAGGTTTGGGGGAAGcgagaaagaagaaggaaggaggaagaaaaaccatGGGTCGACATTGCGATGCAACACAGCTTTTATTGCAGTtccaggggaggagggagttgggggaagagcagggccCTGGGCAGGGCCTTCCCCTGTCTCCTGGCAGTGGGCAGAGCTACAGTGAGCGTCAGCCATGCCACAGGAGCAGGCACCCAGTGCAGGTCTCTGTCATCAGGGGTCAACGAGTCTTGAAGGGATGCTCAagcggggcaggaggaaggcagagttGGGCCCTAAGCAGGCACGAGGCATCCAGGCTTTGGAGCCCAGCCAATGCCAACAGGGTGTTCTTCCACAGAGAGTCGTGTTGGGATGTGCCAGGGCCTTTTCCGGAGCTCTCCTTCATCTGTGGCCAGTCCCAGGGTGGGGCTTAGCAGGGCCCGCAGCTGCCACTGAGGTACCTGTGGCCTCGGCGCCAGCCGCCGTATCCGCAGCTCCCAAAGCCTCCATAGCCGCCAGAGCCCCCAAGGCCTCCGTACACCCCAGAGCCTCCTAACCATCCAAACCCACCAGAGCCTCCAAAAGTGCCGCCATAGCCCCCAGCGACACCGGGGACTCCCGCCGAGCCAACAACGCTGTactgcgggaaggagctgaggatgggcccGGGGAAGGTGACCACCGAGGCCGGGGGCTGGATCACCACCGTGGAGTCAGGGCACTGCCGCacgcagggctcgttgcaggCGTTAgccagcggggccggggtggcCACCCCACAGGAAGGGACgcacaggctggagcaggacatCATTCAGGCAGGCAAGGAGTCCTGGAAAAGGCACCAGGGATTAGGCAAGGGTGCAGGGAAGAGACTCTGttgagggaggcagggagagatcGCCAAGAGACTCCCAGGAGCTAGACTTACCCTGTTGATCAGGAGAGTCAAGCGGTGGAAGCTGGATAGAGAGCTGCAAAGCCCTCAGCTCTTTTATACATGTCCCAGACTGCCCGGGGCATCGGCCAAGGGGGTGGTGGCAGAACACCCAGGTAATCATGAGATCAAGTAGACAAGCATCATGACACCAATTTCACGTGACAAGTGACACTTATGTGCCTCCTCACTGGGGACATTGGCGTGGAAATGTGCCCTGGAGAAGAACGAGGTGATGGGAGGGACAGACCGTCACACATCATGACATGGAAGACAAGGTGCAGCTGTGGTTGAGCTTACGGCACCAATAAACCCCGATCTGTCCCTAATCCCCCCACTTTGCAATGCACCAGCGTCCTGACCAAGTGCTTTGCAATCCTGTGCACAGCCATCACGCCTGTCATTACCTCCCTTTTACAAGCTGGTAAACAGAGGCATCAGAAGGTTGGGCGAGAGGGAGAAGGCCTTCCTCACACTTGGAGTGACTCCTAAATGCCCACCACCTCCCAGCGCCCGAGAGGGCTGGGGCCCTTTTGGGGCAACAGGTCAGGAGCATCCCTAAGCCTTGGCCATCTCTATCCCCTGCTTGGCAGGGTGCATTTGGGGCTCCCTGATTAACAGCCATGCAAAGAGCAGGGGCACTCTGTGCTGTGTGGGGCGAAGACCCATTTGTGCGGGGCCTCAACACAGATGTGGGTGGGGAGCAGTGAGATCAGGTGGGAAGGTCATGTGTGAGAGGGGACATGCACAGAGGACCTGGAGGGCAGGAAGGGGGCCAGGACACTCTCAGTTTCCTTGGCCACGTGTCTATGAGCGTGGACGTCCATGAGCCCTCTCTGGGGAGACTCGATTCCTCAGCTGGGCATTGAgtgctgtgccaggagaggCTGGCCCAGCGTGCACCGAGAGCCAGGCTGCACATGGCCATGCTGCCCACAGGCAGACCCACGCTGCTGACTGCTGGCTCTGGGCACGCAGCCGGGCTGCTGCTGAGTGTGGCGTGATTGGGCATAGCAAACTTCTGAAGATGCTGGGCATGATTCCACGTAAGCAAAGTGAGGGATTAGGGACAGAAGGGGGTTTATTGGTGCCGTATATTCAACCACAGCTGCACCTTCTCTTTCATGTCATGATGTGTCACGGTCTGTCCCTCCCATCACCTCGTTCTTCTCCAGGGCACATTTCCACGCCAATGTCCCCAGTGAGGAGGCACATAAGTGTCACTTGTCACGTGAAATTGGTGTCATGATGCTTGTCTACTTGATCTCATGAATACCTGGGTGTTCTGCCACCACCCCCTTGGCCGATGCCCCGGGCAGTCTGGGACATGTATAAAAGAGCTGAGGGCTTTGCAGCTCTCTATCCAGCTTCCACCGCTTGACTCTCCTGATCAACAGGGTAAGTCCAGCTCCTGGGAGTCTCTTGGCgatctctccctgcctccctcaaCAGAGTCTCTTCCCTGCACCCTTGCCTAATCCCTGGTGCCTTTTCCAGGACTCCTTGCCTGCCTGAATGatgtcctgctccagcctgtgcGTCCCTTCCTGTGGGGTGgccaccccggccccgctggcTAACGcctgcaacgagccctgcgtGCGGCAGTGCCCTGACTCCACGGTGGTGATCCAGCCCCCGGCCTCGGTGGTCACCTTCCCCgggcccatcctcagctccttcccgcagtACAGTGTTGTTGGCTCGGCGGGAGTCCCCGGTGTCGCTGGGGGCTATGGCGGCACTTTTGGAGGCTCTGGTGGGTTTGGATGGTTAGGAGGCTCTGGGGTGTACGGAGGCCTTGGGGGCTCTGGCGGCTATGGAGGCTTTGGGAGCTGCGGATACGGCGGCTGGCGCCGAGGCCACACGTACCTCAGTGGCAGCTGCGGGCCCTGCTAAGCCCCACCCTGGGACTGGCCACAGATGAAGGAGAGCTCCGGAAAAGGCCCTGGCACATCCCAGCACGACTCTCTGTGGAAGAACACCCTGTTGGCATTGGCTGGGCTCCAAAGCCTGGATGCCTCGTGCCTGCTTAGGGCCCaactctgccttcctcctgccccgctTGAGCATCCCTTCAAGACTCGTTGACCCCTGATGACAGAGACCTGCACTGGGTGCCTGCTCCTGTGGCATGGCTGACGCTCACTGTAGCTCTGCCCACTGCCAGGAGACAGGGGAAGGCCCTGCCCAGggccctgctcttcccccaactccctcctcccctggaACTGCAATAAAAGCTGTGTTGCATCGCAATGTCGACCCatggtttttcttcctccttccttcttctttctcgCTTCCCCCAAACCTCACGGTGTGTCATTCTGGGCTGCTTGAATCTCCCCCACTAGTGCCCTTGGAGCATTTGGGCAGTGTGCTCAGTGTGTTACAACTGGTGATGACAGTCCCAGCTGGGTCCTGTAGAGCACATCCCACTGCGCTTCCTCTGGTCTCCCACCAGCAATAAACACAATACTGTCCCAAAGCTCACTTCAAATACGTGAAAGTGCCACAGGTGCCTTGCAGAAGCTCTTCCAAATCCTCTGCAAAACCAACATGCCCGGCATCACCTCCTTTTCTTGGCTTGTTATTGGTCACATTTGGAGGCCCAGGGAAATGGAGAGGCAACCACTGCACGTACAAGGCTGCTGGCCATGCCCCTGTGCACGGCTGGAGGTGGGGGCCACTGGGAAGGGGTGAGATAGACGCAGCCAAGTCTTCCTCTCGGGGCCATGAAATGGCCACAGGTATCCAATCACATGAAGCACAAAGctctttgagcaggaggttggactgcCTAAGCTCCTGAggtccctgccttccccaagcATCTTCTGATCTTGTGATCCAGAACTGCAAGGTGGTCTTGGACAGAAACAGTTCCAGCCAGAGGCATCGGGAAGGGCAACATGGCAGCACATTGGTCACTGCTGGGGAGCTCAGGGAAAGATGTGTCCTCCACAAGTGTGAACACAGAGgatgggaaaaaaggcagcaaaatggCAAGAgcagcctttcctttcttcctctgcctgaaCAGATGTTTCCATCTCTTCACTCCTCCTTGagcatttttccacattttcccATCCCGACAATTTGCCAGGTCCTCTGGGCTCAGATGTTGTCCTCTGTGTGTCTGCTGCGGGCACAGAAGTGGAAGGGGGTTTTGGTGACCCTGTCATGGCTGCTGTGGGTGTGTGCTTTGCAGGTGTGTGTCAGTGTGGGATACTTTGTGGGCTGGTGTGCAAGGAAGGGCCAGCAAATTTGGTCCAGAGCACCGGGCTGCGGgaagctctgctgtgctgcctgggcAGAACtatgtccccaggtgccacatgGATGACACAGGGATTCCAGGGAAGATCTTCTGCTCAAACAATGGGTGCAAGATGGGGCCAAAACTGCTCCAATGAGCAGTGGAAGATAGAGGAAAAACAGGATGAGGAGGAGGTGCAGGGGTGCAGCTATGCGGAGGGGTTGGTGGCAAGGCTGttggggaggtgctgggggttGCTCACCCTCTCCCCTATCGACCCATGGCTTCCCAGGTGGCTCTGACCTGGGCCTTTGCTGTCGGAGTGGCTCCATTGGCACCCCAATCCCCTCAGCTCTGGGGCTACAGGCAGCCCATTGGGAATGGACAGAGTGGCCAGCAGACTCACTGTGGGGCCCAACAGGTCTTCTTGGGCTGCAGAGTGCAGGAGCCCAAGGTGGGGAGAAGACAGGGAGGGCAAAGAGGGAGAAGGTGCTGTTGAAGGAGAGAGATGAGCATGGCCCCCACTGCAGGTGACCGTCTGGTGGAGGGACGTGCTGccaagggcaggcaggagggagcaagGCAGCTCCCGCAGGTCACCCTGGTGAGGCCCcaggtgggagctggctgggagagCCCAGTGGGCCAAGGCTGCCACTCGGGGTATGGAGtatggaggaaggaggaaggaggaagaaaaaccatGGGTCGACATTGCGATGCAACACAGCTTTTATTGCAGTtccaggggaggagggagttgggggaagagcagggccCTGGGCAGGGCCTTCCCCTGTCTCCTGGCAGTGGGCAGAGCTACAGTGAGCGTCAGCCATGCCACAGGAGCAGGCACCCAGTGCAGGTCTCTGTCATCAGGGGTCAACGAGTCTTGAAGGGATGCTCAagcggggcaggaggaaggcagagttGGGCCCTAAGCAGGCACGAGGCATCCAGGCTTTGGAGCCCAGCCAATGCCAACAGGGTGTTCTTCCACAGAGAGTCGTGTTGGGATGTGCCAGGGCCTTTTCCGGAGCTCTCCTTCATCTGTGGCCAGTCCCAGGGTGGGGCTTAGCAGGGCCCGCAGCTGCCACTGAGGTACCTGTGGCCTCGGGCCCAGCCGCCGTATCCACAGCTCCCAAAGCCTCCATAGCCGCCAGAGCCCCCAAGGCCTCCGTACACCCCAGAGCCTCCTAACCATCCAAACCCACCAGAGCCTCCAAAAGTGCCGCCATAGCCCCCAGCGACACCGGGGACTCCCGCCGAGCCAACAACGCTGTactgcgggaaggagctgaggatgggcccGGGGAAGGTGACCACCGAGGCCGGGGGCTGGATCACCACCGTGGAGTCAGGGCACTGCCGCacgcagggctcgttgcaggCGTTAGccagcggggctggggtggccACCCCACAGGAAGGGACgcacaggctggagcaggacatCCTTCGGTTCAGGAGGTGAAGCTACAAGACAAGGCAGAGCTACCGCTCAGTGCAAGGCCTGATCCCAAATCCCTCCTCGCTCTCTTGCACTTGGAACCTGTGTCCCAGGACATGCTCTGGATCATCGCACGCAGTCAGAGCAAAAACATGTTCCAGACTTGAAATGTTGGTGTAAACCCCTTCCTGCCCTTGTGCTCCATGGGCCTGACTTATgcacaggagagaggaaaaactccCTCATCTAAAGCAGATGGAAAATCACCAAGCTCCCAAAGGCATTGAGTCCGTTCATATACTCAGGGCATTGTATCTGCAAGTTCAAATTTCCACCCATTCCAGAGCTCCGAAACAGCCCCATGACATCCTAACTATGCACTATGAGAGAGTGATGGAGCCCAGGGCAAAAGATACCGTGAGAAAGCCActgctgaggaaagaaagagggaggtAAGACTTGGACTTACCACGATGATCAGGAGAGTCAAGCGGTGGAAGCTGGATAGAGGGCTGCAAAGCCCTCAGCTCTTTTATACATGTCCCAGACTGCCTGGGGAATTGGCCAGGGGGGCGGTGGACAAAACCCCATGTAATTATGAAATCCAGTGGACAAGCATCATGACACAGATAGTGATGTGAGACAATTATATGCCTCCTCACTGGGGACATTGGCATCGAAATGTGCACTGGAGAGGATAAGGGTGATGGGAGGGACAGACCGTGACACATCATTACATGAAAGACAAGACGCTGCTGTAGCTGAACTCATGGCACCAATAAACCCTGATCTGTCCCTAATCCCTCACTTTGCTTACGTGGAATCATGCCCAGCATCTTCAGAAGTTTGCTATGCCCAATCACGCCACACTCAGCAGCAGCCCGGCTGCGTGCCCAGAGCCAGCAGTCAGCAGCGTGGGTCTGCCTGTGGGCAGCATGGCCATGTGCAGCCTGGCTCTCGGTGCACGCTGGGCCAGcctctcctggcacagcacTCAATGCCCAGCTGAGGAATCGAGTCTCCCCAGAGAGGGCTCATGGACGACCACGCTCACAGACACGTAGTTGAAGGAGCTGAGTATGTCTTGGTCCTGTTCTtgccctccagctcctccatgcACATCTCTCCCCACACACATCCCCAGTGCCTGAtctcactgctccccagccacatcTGTGCCAGCACTATTCATAGACGGAGCTTCATCCCACACGGGACCATTCTCCTCTGCACATTGCATGACCCTCAAGTGAATTGGGGAGCTAAATATCAACAGGACGTGCAGTAGCAGGAAAATGTCCAATACTTAGAGGCACCTGTTGCACCTGGTACTGTGAtgtgccctgcccttgcctgcaTGGGGCCACGGTTTGCATTTGGGAGCTGCCCTGAGTGGGTGGGATAGGTTCTTCCTTGCCCAACCTCCTGGCACTTCTGTTTACCAGCTTGTAAAAGGGAGGTAATGACAGGCATGATGGCTGTGCACAGGTTTGCAAAGCACTTCTGCAAGATGGTCAGGACTCTGTCACATTGCAAAGTGGGGGGATTAGGGACAGACCAGGGTTTATTGGTGCCCTGAGGTTAGCTACAACAGTGCCTTGTCTTTCACGTAATGGTGTGTCACGGTCTGTCCCTCCCATTACCTCTTTCCTCTCCAGGGCACGTTTGCTCGCTGGTATACCCAGTTAGGATGGATGTAATTGCTCCACATCCCAATTTATTTCATGAGGCTTCTCCGCTTGATTTTGTGATTAGCTGGGGCTTCTGCCTCCACCCCTTGGCCAATGCCCTGGGGAAGTCCGGGACATGTATAAAAGAGCTGAGGGCTTTGCAGCCCTCTATCCAGCTTCCACCGCTTGACTCTCCTGATCATCGTGGTAAGTCCAAGTCTTacctccctctttctttcctcagcagTGGCTTTCTCACGGTATCTTTTGCCCTGGGCTCCATCACTCTCTCATAGTGCATAGTTAGGATGTCATGGGGCTGTTTCGGAGCTCTGGAATGGGTGGAAATTTGAACTTGCAGATACAATGCCCTGAGTATATGAACGCACTCAATGCCTTTGGGAGCTTGGTGATTTTCCATCTGCTTTAGATGAGggagtttttcctctctcctgtgcATAAGTCAGGCCCATGGAGCACAAGGGCAGGAAGGGGTTTACACCAACATTTCAAGTCTGGAACATGTTTTTGCTCTGACTGCGTGCGATGATCCAGAGCATGTCCTGGGACACAGGTTCCAAGTGCAAGAGAGCGAGGAGGGATTTGGGATCAGGCCTTGCACTGAGCGGTAGCTCTGCCTTGTCTTGTAGCTTCACCTCCTGAACCGAAGGatgtcctgctccagcctgtgcGTCCCTTCCTGTGGGGTGgccaccccggccccgctggcTAACGcctgcaacgagccctgcgtGCGGCAGTGCCCTGACTCCACGGTGGTGATCCAGCCCCCGGCCTCGGTGGTCACCTTCCCCgggcccatcctcagctccttcccgcagtACAGCGTTGTTGGCTCGGCGGGAGTCCCCGGTGTCGCTGGGGGCTATGGCGGCACTTTTGGAGGCTCTGGTGGGTTTGGATGGTTAGGAGGCTCTGGGGTGTTTGGCGGTCTTGGGGGCTCTGGCGGCTATGGAGGCTTTG from Pelecanus crispus isolate bPelCri1 chromosome 22, bPelCri1.pri, whole genome shotgun sequence includes:
- the LOC142595677 gene encoding claw keratin-like — protein: MSCSSLCVPSCGVATPAPLANACNEPCVRQCPDSTVVIQPPASVVTFPGPILSSFPQYSVVGSAGVPGVAGGYGGTFGGSGGFGWLGGSGVYGGLGGSGGYGGFGSCGYGGWRRGHRYLSGSCGPC
- the LOC142595676 gene encoding claw keratin-like, which translates into the protein MSCSSLCVPSCGVATPAPLANACNEPCVRQCPDSTVVIQPPASVVTFPGPILSSFPQYSVVGSAGVPGVAGGYGGTFGGSGGFGWLGGSGVYGGLGGSGGYGGFGSCGYGGWRRGHTYLSGSCGPC
- the LOC142595682 gene encoding claw keratin-like, coding for MSCSSLCVPSCGVATPAPLANACNEPCVRQCPDSTVVIQPPASVVTFPGPILSSFPQYSVVGSAGVPGVAGGYGGTFGGSGGFGWLGGSGVYGGLGGSGGYGGFGSCGYGGWARGHRYLSGSCGPC
- the LOC142595680 gene encoding claw keratin-like — protein: MSCSSLCVPSCGVATPAPLANACNEPCVRQCPDSTVVIQPPASVVTFPGPILSSFPQYSVVGSAGVPGVAGGYGGTFGGSGGFGWLGGSGVFGGLGGSGGYGGFGSCGYGGWARGHRYLSGSCGPC